In Scheffersomyces stipitis CBS 6054 chromosome 8, complete sequence, one DNA window encodes the following:
- a CDS encoding Adenosinetriphosphatase (go_function ATP binding; ATP-dependent peptidase activity; serine-type endopeptidase activity~go_process ATP-dependent proteolysis; proteolysis and peptidolysis) produces SNNNNNNNNNNNDNDEPNEIVTNAGTGLYPPLLAIPMKDRPPLPGRPFAINITDPEVIRSIYTIIDKREPYFVLFHVKDPNEGDTDVINSKDSVYNIGVHCQIIRHTTPRPGVFNVLGYPLERCSLADLSTPSEKKGETETRKEGENFPTSYLKGLKVSYATVKPVKDEPFDKTSTDIKSLVESLKALLSKMGAKNPLEKLQIKEGTELVNDPPRFADFVGSTIHGDPKKIQEILESLNIQTRLSKALELLKVELKASLIKENTIHNLSTKADEYQTRLFIKEFIKELQKRAGIVESDDKKTSKFDERLKHLKMTEEALEAYNAEKAKMESQNEHSSELGVSERYLDWLTSIPWGIYSKDRFNIKQAREILDRDHYGLKDVKDRILEFISMGRVSGKVDGKILCLTGPPGTGKTSIAKSIAESLNRKYVRIAMGGIQDVHEVKGHRRTYVGSIPGRIISALKQAKTSNPLMLIDEIDKLDLSRSGGASSAFLEILDPEQNNAFVDNYIDVKVDLSKVLFVCTANYLGNISPPLRDRMEIIEVNGYTNNEKIEIAKRHLIPDAAKKAGLEGGHVVIETKTISRLIEKYCRESGLRNIKKLITRIFSKASLKIVEEVEAREGESKSKSEEAKSEAITGSVTEISVEDATVKAQSIEEPSVESASQKVDEAKPVESEELKSDEEEEEVVKLEIPDDIKLEITSANLKDYVGPEIYTRDRVYDIPPPGVATGLSYSTSGNGDALYIESILTHSIGSGSGHASIHVTGSLKDVMKESASIAYSFAKSYMVKNYPENRFFEAAEIHVHCPDGAIPKDGPSAGISFTSSLISLALQKPLPPTIAMTGEITVTGRVLAVGGLREKILGAKRYGCNTIIFPKDIENELEEIPEEVKEGVKFIPVEWYQDVFDEIFPNLSSDEGNEVWKEEFNKLDKKKASNKKK; encoded by the coding sequence agcaataacaataataacaataacaacaacaataacgaTAACGATGAGCCTAACGAGATAGTAACGAACGCCGGTACAGGCTTGTATCCTCCGCTATTGGCCATTCCAATGAAGGATCGTCCCCCTCTTCCCGGACGTCCTTTTGCTATCAATATTACGGATCCAGAAGTGATCAGGTCGATCTACACCATCATCGACAAGAGGGAGCCCTACTTTGTATTGTTCCACGTCAAAGATCCAAATGAAGGAGATACTGATGTCATCAATAGTAAGGATTCAGTGTACAACATTGGTGTACACTGTCAAATTATCAGACACACGACTCCAAGACCAGGAGTGTTCAATGTCTTGGGGTATCCTCTTGAAAGATGTCTGTTGGCTGACCTTAGCACTCCCAGTGAGAAGAAGGGCGAAACTGAGACCAGAAAGGAGGGAGAAAACTTTCCTACTTCTTATTTGAAAGGTCTCAAAGTGTCCTATGCTACCGTGAAACCTGTCAAAGATGAGCCTTTCGATAAGACTTCGACCGATATCAAGTCATTGGTAGAATCCTTAAAGGCTCTTTTGTCGAAGATGGGCGCAAAGAATCCCCTTGAAAAGCTCCAGATCAAAGAAGGTACAGAATTGGTGAACGATCCACCCAGATTTGCCGATTTTGTAGGCTCCACTATTCATGGAGACCCCAAGAAGATCCAAGAGATCTTGGAATCATTGAACATCCAGACAAGATTATCAAAGgctttggaattgttgaaagttGAACTCAAGGCAAGCTTAATTAAAGAGAACACCATCCATAACTTGAGTACCAAGGCCGATGAATACCAAACGAGACTCTTCATAAAGGAATTTATCAAGGAATTGCAAAAGCGTGCTGGAATTGTAGAGTCTGATGACAAAAAGACGTCGAAATTTGATGAGCGTCTCAAacatttgaagatgacagAAGAGGCTCTTGAAGCATACAATGCCGAAAAGGCAAAAATGGAAAGTCAGAACGAACACTCGAGTGAGCTTGGTGTTAGTGAGAGATACTTGGATTGGTTGACTTCGATTCCCTGGGGAATCTATTCTAAGGATCGCTTTAATATCAAGCAGGCCAGAGAGATCTTGGACAGGGACCACTATGGGTTGAAAGATGTCAAGGACAGAATCTTAGAGTTCATCTCTATGGGCAGAGTTTCAGGAAAAGTCGATGGGAAGATATTGTGTTTGACAGGCCCACCCGGTACTGGTAAAACATCCATAGCCAAGTCTATTGCCGAGTCATTGAACCGTAAGTATGTTAGAATCGCCATGGGTGGTATCCAGGATGTTCACGAAGTTAAAGGTCATAGAAGAACATATGTTGGATCAATTCCTGGTCGTATCATTTCTGCGTTGAAGCAAGCCAAAACGTCCAATCCATTGATGTTgattgatgaaattgacaagttggacTTAAGTCGTAGTGGGGGTGCCTCTTCAGCCTTTTTGGAGATCTTGGACCCTGAACAGAATAATGCCTTTGTTGACAACTACATTGATGTCAAGGTCGATTTGTCCAAGGTGTTGTTTGTTTGTACTGCTAATTATTTGGGCAACATTTCTCCTCCGTTGAGAGACCGTATGGAAATCATTGAAGTCAATGGTTACACCAACAATGAGAAAATTGAGATTGCCAAAAGACACTTGATTCCAGATGCAGCCAAAAAAGCTGGATTGGAAGGTGGGCATGTTGTAATTGAGACGAAGACCATTTCTAGATTGATAGAGAAGTACTGTCGTGAAAGTGGATTGAGAAACATCAAAAAGCTTATCACCAGAATCTTCAGCAAGGCCTCTCTCAAGATcgtggaagaagttgaagctaGAGAAGGCGAATCAAAATCgaaatctgaagaagctAAGTCAGAAGCTATCACTGGTTCTGTTACTGAGAtttctgttgaagatgctACAGTAAAGGCCCAGTCCATTGAAGAACCTAGTGTAGAATCTGCTTCTCAGAAGGTTGACGAAGCCAAACCTGTCGAATCAGAAGAACTTAAatcagatgaagaagaagaggaagtcgtgaagttggaaattcCAGATGACATAAAGTTGGAAATCACTtctgccaacttgaaggattATGTTGGACCAGAGATTTATACTAGGGACCGTGTCTACGACATCCCTCCTCCTGGTGTTGCTACTGGTCTTTCGTATAGTACTTCTGGTAATGGAGATGCATTGTACATTGAATCTATCTTAACACACTCTATTGGATCAGGTTCGGGACATGCTAGTATTCATGTTACTGGTAGCCTCAAGGATGTCATGAAGGAATCTGCTTCCATCGCTTATTCTTTTGCCAAACTGTACATGGTCAAGAACTACCCAGAAAACAGATTCTTTGAAGCTGCTGAGATTCATGTTCACTGTCCTGACGGTGCTATTCCAAAGGATGGTCCTTCCGCTGGTATTTCCTTcacatcttcattgatttCATTAGCTCTTCAAAAGCCTTTGCCTCCTACAATTGCCATGACAGGTGAGATCACTGTTACTGGTAGGGTATTGGCCGTTGGAGGTTTAAGAGAAAAGATCTTAGGTGCTAAGAGATACGGATGTAACACCATTATCTTCCCCAAGGATATTGAAAacgaacttgaagaaatccCTGAAGAAGTAAAGGAGGGTGTTAAATTTATCCCCGTCGAATGGTACCAGGATGTATTTGACGAAATATTCCCCAACTTGTCTAGTGATGAAGGTAACGAGGTATGGAAGgaagagttcaacaaattggataagaagaaggctagcaacaagaagaaatga
- a CDS encoding tRNA:m5C methyltransferase produces MGKRNFRKGKGFDKKNFGKRPEVDDRSPWSEAVRESEKWEKYYKTLNIIPEDEWDTFKQHCQENLPLTFRITGSRAHASEIKQNFIDNHVEKLKDAEFDGVKLTPKNLSYYPDQLGWQLDVSKAVIRKQKEFAKTQRFLVIETEVGNISRQEAVSMIPPLLMDIKPHHYVLDMCAAPGSKTAQLVEALHQDDDKELPTGFVLANDSDYKRSHMLVHQVKRLNSANFMVVNHDATLFPRLKLNNSNEFLKFDRILCDVPCSGDGTMRKNVNVWKDFTVGNALGLHPLQINILNRGLQLLKKGGRLVYSTCSMSPVENEAVVAAALRKWGGQIRLVNCDNELPGLVRRNGISDWKVFGKDMELRERGAEDIPATAFPPTEEETAKFNLQNCIRVYPHLQNTGGFFITVFEKIDPEANSKRGPSEETEAEDANKKQKVEETAPVVSTETVPHKPQKKEKLPRDANEEPFIFLDENHPELAKCWPFYDVSDKFAKDSTLVRNATGEPLRTIYYVAPILKEILSIEEQKLKIVQAGIKLFVSQRNDNGHCPWRVQNESLHTIRSFLGEKRQLSCNLKLLEVLFQEAFPSMKDIKESGVDPEFSERLEQLEEGCVFLTVVRGEGLEDLFLPLWRGRNNVNLMVNKKDTHELLYRVFGIETSSKDQGKEAVYQKKLEAVKKARESTTEVEEFSKSETENATPEAN; encoded by the coding sequence ATGGGTAAGAGAAATTTTAGAAAGGGCAAGGGATtcgacaagaagaactttgGCAAAAGACCAGAAGTAGACGACAGAAGCCCCTGGTCCGAAGCTGTGAGAGAGTCTGAAAAATGGGAAAAGTACTACAAGACTTTGAACATTATTCCGGAAGATGAATGGGATACCTTCAAGCAACACTGTCAGGAAAACTTGCCACTTACCTTCAGAATCACGGGTTCTAGAGCCCATGCCTCTGAAATTAAACAGAACTTCATCGACAACCATgttgagaagttgaaggatgCTGAGTTTGATGGTGTCAAGTTGACTCccaagaacttgtcgtACTATCCAGACCAGTTGGGCTGGCAATTGGATGTTTCCAAGGCTGTTATCAGAAAGCAGAAGGAATTCGCCAAGACACAACGTTTTTTGGTCATTGAAACTGAAGTTGGTAACATTTCCAGACAAGAGGCTGTTTCCATGATTCCTCCCTTGTTGATGGATATCAAACCCCACCACTATGTTTTGGACATGTGTGCTGCTCCAGGTTCGAAGACTGCTCAATTAGTGGAAGCTTTACACCAGGATGACGATAAGGAATTACCTACAGGTTTTGTATTGGCCAACGACTCTGACTACAAGAGATCTCATATGTTGGTACACCAGGTCAAGAGATTGAACTCGGCCAACTTCATGGTGGTAAACCACGACGCTACCTTATTTCCCAGactcaagttgaacaattcgaatgaattcttgaagtttgacAGAATCTTGTGTGATGTTCCATGTTCAGGTGATGGTACCATGAGAAAGAATGTCAACGTATGGAAGGACTTCACTGTAGGAAACGCCTTGGGGTTGCATCCTTTACAGATTaacatcttgaacagaggcttgcaattgttgaagaagggTGGTAGATTGGTCTATTCGACTTGTTCGATGTCTCCAGTAGAGAATGAAGCTGTTGTCGCTGCAGCCTTGAGAAAGTGGGGCGGTCAGATCAGATTGGTTAACTGTGACAACGAGTTACCTGGCTTAGtcagaagaaatggtaTCAGTGACTGGAAGGTCTTTGGTAAAGATATGGAACTCCGTGAAAGAGGTGCCGAAGATATTCCTGCCACTGCCTTCCCTCCTacggaagaagaaactgcCAAATTCAACTTGCAAAACTGTATCAGAGTGTACCCACATTTGCAAAACACCGGtggtttcttcatcaccGTGTTTGAAAAGATAGACCCTGAAGCCAACTCCAAGAGAGGACcttctgaagaaacagaagctgaagacgccaacaagaagcaaaagGTCGAAGAAACTGCTCCTGTTGTATCCACTGAAACTGTTCCACACAAGCcacaaaagaaagaaaaattgCCTAGAGATGCCAACGAGGAGCCTTTCATCTTTTTGGATGAGAACCACCCAGAATTGGCTAAGTGCTGGCCATTCTACGATGTTAGCGACAAATTTGCTAAAGACTCCACATTGGTCAGAAACGCAACTGGAGAACCATTGAGAACTATCTATTACGTCGCTCCtatcttgaaagaaatttTGAGCATTGAAGagcaaaagttgaagattgttCAGGCTGGtatcaagttgtttgtTTCTCAAAGAAATGACAATGGTCACTGTCCATGGAGAGTTCAGAACGAATCGTTGCACACTATTAGATCGTTCTTGGGTGAAAAGAGACAATTGTCTTGtaacttgaagttgttggaagtTCTTTTCCAGGAAGCATTCCCAAGCATGAAAGATATCAAGGAATCCGGAGTAGACCCAGAGTTCTCGgaaagacttgaacaattggaagaaggCTGTGTGTTCTTAACTGTGGTCAGGGGAGAAGGtttggaagacttgttTTTGCCATTGTGGAGAGGTAGAAATAATGTCAATTTGATGgtcaacaagaaggacACCCACGAATTGCTCTACAGAGTGTTTGGCATTGAAACCTCTTCTAAAGACCAAGGCAAGGAAGCTGTCTACCAAAAGAAGCTCGAGGCTGTGAAGAAGGCTCGTGAGTCCACTACTGAAGTGGAGGAGTTCTCCAAGTCTGAAACTGAAAACGCTACACCAGAAGCTAATTAG
- a CDS encoding predicted protein (go_function ubiquitin-protein ligase activity~go_process ubiquitin cycle), producing the protein MAEDSVTAVDYLESQLRLEREARELMPFEPDECTFEKGELRQPVFACLTCSKENNDTPIGVCYSCSIQCHSTHELVELFTKRNFTCDCGTTKMAKTSNGACQLRRKGNDVVGVSSFRSSSRRFSSTSASSVHLDLPAEDIPSSSNIYNQNYMGTFCSCKKPYNPLEETGNMIQCYFGFVCGEDWYHEECILGYDRGTFKTKKQMTGGNILHKLAEPGEEASVDQSFNTTANEMKVPHFPDLEDFEVFICWKCVEQFKLVFELIEDDKEIVFSRLPHFNGISSESEWEQLYSEFISSKTEETTSKRIKLETKESGTTPYSLFLTPNFREKLISLTKILDKDSSLLKFLLNHEYLYLDDPVFEPPEEALSNDGASSATGSLLDLGSAALSSLPREKAIEGLQAYDKIRSKLREFFKPFAEKGEVVAEDKVREFFAALKDQK; encoded by the exons ATGGCAGAGGACTCTGTAACAGCTGTAGACTATCTTGAGAGCCAACTTAGACTCGAGCGAGAGGCTCGTGAGTTGATGCCATTTGAGCCGGACGAATGCACGTTTGAAAAAGGTGAATTGAGGCAACCAGTTTTCGCCTGCTTGACGTGTtcaaaagaaaacaatGATACTCCCATTGGAGTATGCTATTCTTGTTCTATCCAATGTCACTCTACTCACGAACTTGTAGAGTTGTTCACTAAGCGTAACTTTACTTGTGATTGCGGTACCACAAAAATGGCCAAAACTAGCAATGGAGCTTGTCAGTTGAGACGGAAAGGCAACGATGTTGTGGGAGTATCTTCATTCA gatcttcttcaagaagattctcttctacttctgcttCATCTGTGCATCTCGATCTACCTGCTGAGGATATCCCTTCTCTGTCTAACATCTATAACCAGAACTATATGGGAACGTTTTGTTCTTGCAAGAAGCCATATAACCcccttgaagaaactggaAATATGATTCAATGCTACTTTGGCTTTGTATGTGGAGAAGACTGGTACCACGAAGAATGTATCTTAGGGTACGATAGAGGAACCTTCAAGACTAAGAAACAAATGACTGGTGGTAACATTTTACACAAATTAGCTGAACCTGGTGAAGAAGCTCTGGTTGACCAACTGTTTAACACAACAGCTAATGAAA tGAAAGTTCCTCATTTCCCAGACTTGGAGGATTTTGAAGTATTCATCTGTTGGAAATGTGTTGAAcagttcaagttggttttTGAACTAATTGAAGACGATAAAGAAATTGTATTCAGTAGGCTTCCTCATTTCAATGGAATTCTGTCTGAATCTGAGTGGGAACAATTGTACTCTGAGTTCATATCATCTAAGACTGAAGAAACTACTTCGAAGAGAATAAAGCTTGAAACTAAAGAAAGTGGTACAACACCttattctcttttcttgacaCCTAATTTCAGAGAAAAATTGATTCTGTTGACAAAAATTCTTGACAAGGACTCctccttgttgaaattcttACTAAATCACGAATACTTGTACTTGGACGATCCAGTATTTGAAccaccagaagaagctctttCCAACGATGGAGCATCCTCGGCTACTGGATCTTTACTTGATCTCGGAAGCGCTGCACTCCTGTCACTTCCAAGAGAAAAGGCTATTGAAGGTTTACAGGCCTATGACAAAATAAGGTCTAAGCTCAGGGAGTTCTTCAAGCCGTTTGCTGAGAAAGGAGAAGTGGTAGCAGAAGATAAAGTTCGTGAGTTTTTCGCAGCTCTCAAGGATCAGAAATAA
- the HAP3.2 gene encoding Transcriptional activator HAP3 (UAS2 regulatory protein A) (go_function DNA binding), with product MDPNNLNPQEVELREQDRWLPIANVARLMKNTLPTTAKVSKDAKECMQECVSEFISFITSEASDKCLREKRKTINGEDILYSMHDLGFENYAEVLKIYLAKQTMLLYFFSANRAAS from the exons ATGGACCCTAACAATTTAAACCCACAAGAAGTGGAACTAAGAGAGCAGGACAGATGGTTGCCCATCGCCAATGTAGCTCGACTCATGAAGAACACCTTGCCTACTACCGCCAAAGTATCCAAGGATGCCAAAGAGTGTATGCAAGAATGTGTCTCTGAGTTCATTTCCTTCATAACCAGTGAAGCCAGCGATAAGTGTTTGAGAGAAAAACGAAAGACAATTAATGGAGAAGATATCTTGTACTCGATGCACGACTTGGGGTTTGAAAACTACGCCGAAGTGTTGAAGATCTACTTGGCCAA ACAAACTATGCTATTATATTTTTTCTCTGCAAATAGGGCAGCTTCTTGA
- a CDS encoding predicted protein: protein MIDSEKLQNHFRGHDELSEILHQDELRKSLIRLAVLRVVTLNRNKPKRAKTNEPDELVQMKKQLNEYELYTNKLKQESSTKLKLQEAKLESAQDEVAKLKLQLAAAKEAAKDTSKPMFSVPSSSSFRPRINLNGLSRPKSATLSSIKKFPLARPTSVSSERNYLSPTFNSINKSIYSSDVSTVLTPISNRTISKPRGKYITARNLHELGNSPVTSKFGISKPPTKLTTLTQKIEAQKDENEPPKTAEAETEAEIGAKSATTSVLRSSPAKTPSRKSFIENFDKSSGSSSPSPEFTPMRVSSDKTSAPVSRDIEETGFGNGKVTRIEKFDNTLQTDEDTFASANSTLVGNVSGDVLPEKKKTKKLQLWKSGATKVPLTAPGKKPHSLGLEDENLNSLNYYEDGNFATDESPPKPQHKRQLELSPVPEPAKRRKHNTFRID from the coding sequence ATGATAGACCTGGAAAAGTTACAGAATCACTTCAGGGGCCACGACGAGTTGAGTGAAATTCTTCACCAGGACGAACTCCGCAAGAGTCTTATCCGCTTGGCCGTGCTTCGTGTAGTCACGCTCAACAGAAACAAGCCCAAGAGAGCAAAGACCAACGAACCCGATGAGCTTGTCCAAATGAAAAAACAGCTCAATGAATACGAATTATACacaaacaagttgaaacagGAGAGCctgaccaagttgaaattgcagGAGGCTAAACTTGAAAGTGCACAAGACGAAGTGGCCAAACTCAAACTACAGCTAGCAGCAGCCAAAGAAGCAGCCAAAGATACATCTAAACCAATGTTCAGTGTGCCTAGTTCAAGTTCGTTTAGACCGCGAATCAACCTCAACGGGCTCTCAAGACCGAAATCAGCAACATTATCTTCTATCAAAAAGTTTCCATTAGCCAGACCTACGTCTGTGTCCAGTGAAAGAAACTATCTATCGCCCACTTTCAACTCTATTAACAAGTCAATATATTCGTCAGATGTTTCCACAGTTTTGACACCCATACTGAATAGGACTATTAGTAAACCACGTGGAAAATACATCACAGCCAGGAATTTACACGAATTGGGCAATTCTCCAGTGACGTCTAAGTTTGGAATTTCGAAGCCACCAACAAAATTGACGACACTAACCCAAAAAATAGAAGCACAGAAAGACGAAAACGAGCCTCCAAAAACTGCAGAAGCAGAAACCGAAGCAGAGATCGGAGCGAAATCTGCTACTACTTCTGTCTTACGAAGTTCACCTGCAAAAACTCCTTCACGTAAATCTTTTATAGAGAACTTCGACAAATCATCAGGTTCAAGCTCGCCTTCTCCGGAATTCACCCCAATGAGGGTTTCTTCAGACAAAACTTCGGCTCCAGTGTCACGAGACATTGAAGAGACCGGATTCGGCAACGGAAAAGTCACGAGAATCGAAAAATTCGACAATACTTTACAGACTGACGAGGATACTTTTGCTAGTGCCAACTCGACACTTGTAGGAAATGTTTCAGGAGACGTATTGcctgaaaagaagaagacgaagaagttgcaattGTGGAAATCAGGAGCTACTAAAGTGCCCTTAACGGCTCCAGGAAAGAAACCGCATAGTCTTGGGCTCGAAGATGAGAATCTCAACTCTTTGAATTACTATGAAGATGGAAACTTTGCAACGGACGAAAGTCCACCCAAGCCGCAGCATAAGAGACAATTAGAGTTGTCCCCCGTTCCAGAGCCTGCTAAGCGTCGGAAACATAATACGTTCAGGATAGACTAA
- a CDS encoding zinc finger family protein, giving the protein MYWRKLGFSAFGTFLGVSVYKRLEIKNNIYIQSPINSYGSIQSLASKVFSTSTSTSSRSSFNFKLFNLGILGLLLFINFVKWAIFGKLSPTEIRNLKHKINYTIWEFAFGFMIFYVKSRSIGLQVIQNELFKFAGLFFSVLLLKCFHYLSIDRVSSIFNTNSNSRAEVKYQGLRLFVGLIILAFIDNLLISRFLYEVYQNYYWSDKMIEMSKVTLQENILTAIFGFEILHIGPLIFLTILKYCLDFYEYFHFHSVWPEGNAPLTTELELNTWKETKMKIIYVTEFVVNLLRFTMLCIFSIVFLSLHTFPFHILPSSYLSLRVLVVKTRQLINFKKKQFTLKKLTIPATLEDHSE; this is encoded by the exons ATGTATTGGCGAAAATTGGGCTTCAGTGCT TTTGGCACGTTTCTAGGCGTCTCAGTTTACAAACGGCTAGAGATTAAGAATAACATCTACATACAATCACCCATTAATTCCTATGGAAGCATCCAGAGCTTGGCCAGCAAGGTGTTTTCAACGTCTACAAGCACTTCGTCAAGGTCgtccttcaacttcaagctTTTCAATCTTGGAATCTTGGGATTGCTTCTCTTCATTAACTTTGTCAAATGGGCCATCTTTGGTAAACTTTCACCTACCGAAATCAGAAATCTCAAACACAAGATCAACTATACCATCTGGGAGTTTGCCTTTGGATTCATGATCTTCTATGTAAAGTCACGATCGATCGGATTGCAAGTAATTCAGAACgagttgttcaaatttGCTGgcctcttcttttctgtgCTTTTGCTTAAATGTTTTCATTATCTTTCTATAGACAGAGTCAGCTCCATCTTCAACACAAATTCCAACTCGCGGGCCGAGGTGAAGTATCAGGGACTAAGACTCTTCGTTGGGCTCATAATTTTGGCATTTattgacaacttgttgatctctCGTTTCTTGTACGAAGTGTATCAGAACTACTACTGGTCAGATAAAATGATCGAGATGTCGAAAGTAACACTCCAGGAAAACATTTTGACAGCTATCTTTGGATTTGAGATCTTGCACATCGGGCCGTTAATTTTCTTGAcaatcttgaagtattgCTTGGATTTCTACGAATATTTCCACTTCCATCTGGTGTGGCCCGAGGGCAATGCTCCACTTACTACAGAATTGGAGTTGAATACCtggaaagaaacaaagatgaagattatATATGTGACAGAGTTCGTAGTGAATTTGTTACGTTTCACCATGCTCTGCATATTTTCCATCGTCTTTTTATCGCTTCACACTTTTCCCTTCCATATCTTGCCATCTTCGTACTTGAGTTTGAGAGTTTTAGTGGTGAAAACAAGacagttgatcaacttcaaaaagaagcagttcacattgaagaaacttaCGATTCCCGCTACACTCGAAGACCACCTGGAGCA